In the Pongo abelii isolate AG06213 chromosome 18, NHGRI_mPonAbe1-v2.0_pri, whole genome shotgun sequence genome, ctgcctcagcctcctgagtagctgggactacaggctcctgggttcacgccattctcctgcctcagcctcctgagtagctgggactacaggcgcccgtcactgcgcccagctaaatttttttttttcagctttcctggcttttttttttttaaagtatttattgatcattcttgggtgtttctcggagagggggatgtggcagggtcataggataatagtggagagaaggtcagcagataaacacatgaacaaaggtctctggttttcctaggcagaggtccctgcggtcTTCcccagtgtttgtgtccctgggtacttgagattagagagtggtgatgactcttaacgagcatgctgccttcaagcatctgtttaacaaagcacatcttgcactgcccttaatccatttaaccctgagttgacacagcacatgtttcagagagcacggggctgggggcaaggccatagatcaacagcatcccaaggcagaagaatttctcctagtacagaacaaaatggagtctcctatgcctacttctttctacacagacacagtaacaatctgatctctctttcttttctccacatttcccccttttcttttcaacaaaactgccattGTCATCATGGCCCATTCTTGATGgttgctgtctcttcggagctgttgggtacacctcccagacggggcggccgggcagaggcgctcctcacatcccagacgatgggcggccgggcagaggcgctcctcacttcccagacggggcggccgggcagaggagctcctcacttcccagacggggtggccgggcagaggcgctccttacttcccagacgggacggctggtgcccagctaaatttttgtatttttagtagagatggggtttcaccgtgttagccaggatggtctccatctcctgacctcgtgatccgcccacctcggcctcccaaagtgctgggattacaggcgtgagccactgcgtcaggcctgtttttgtttttttttgagacagggtctcactccctcTCTAGCGAGaggcccaggctagactgcagtggcacaatcactgctttctgcagcctcaacttaccaggttcagatgattctcctaccacagcaggaggtgggagactcccaagtagctgtgactatagatgcacaccaccatgcctggcaattttttttttttaatttttttggagagacagggtttcaccatgttgcccaggctagtctgggactcctgggctcaagctatccacccaccttggcctcccaaagtgctaggattacaggcatgagccaccatgcccggcccccaaaGCAGATACTTAAATGAACACTTATAGTCTGCTGGTGAGAGTgagtttaatgtattttaattagtTTATTCTAAGTCATTTTTGTTCAGGATATTAGCAGATATTTTCAGAAGtctgtatttttaagaaattaaatttgtGGCCAGGCGCtttggctcgcgcctgtaatcccagcactttgggaggccgaggcaggtggatcacaaggtcaggagatcgagaccatcctggctaacatggtgaaaccctgtctctactaaaaatacaaaaaattagccaggtgtggtggcgggcgcctgtagtcccagctactccggaggctgaggaaggagaatggtgtgaacccgggaggcggagcttgcagtgagcagagatcgcgccactgcactccagcctgggtggcagagcgagactccatgtcaaaaaaaaaaaaaaaagacattaaatttgaaacttcaactttttaatttttaggtttaaaaatatccttttttgCTGAAGGAACACATTTGCTGGTATAGTTTCAGAATGTCAAGTACTGTGTCCTACTGGATCTTAAATTCTGCAAGGAACAGCATTGCCACATTGCAAGGGGGCAGACGCTTATACTCCAGGTATATCTCAAATaggaataaattaaaatggaGGCTCTTTTCCCGGGTGCCACCCACCCTAAACAGTTCCCCGTGTGGTGGCTTTCGTCTGTGCAAAGCCTACAGACACACATCAACAGAGGAAGATGATTTTCACTTGCAACTCAGCCCTGAGCAGATAAATGAAGTGCTTCGAGCTGGTGAGTCAACCCACAAGATTCTTGACCTTGAAAGCAGAGTCCCAAATTCAGTGTTGCGGTTTGAGAGCAACCAGCTGGCTGCCAATTCCCCAGTGGAGGACCGGCGAGGTGTAGCCTCCTGCCTGCAAACCAATGGACTGATGTTTGGCATCTTCGATGGACATGGCGGTCATGCATGTGCCCAAGCAGTGAGCGAGAGGCTCTTCTACTATGTGGCAGTGTCCCTGATGTCCCACCAGACCCTGGAGCACATGGAGGGAGCTATGGAAAGCATGAAACCCTTGCTGCCCATCTTGCATTGGCTCAAGCACCCAGGGGACAGTATCTACAAGGATGTCACATCTGTGCATCTTGACCACCTCCGTGTCTATTGGCAGGAACTGCTTGACTTGCACATGGAAATGGGACTAAGCATTGAAGAAGCATTAATGTACTCCTTCCAGAGACTGGATTCTGACATCTCGCTGGAAATCCAGGCCCCGCTGGAAGATGAGGTGACAAAGAACCTGTCACTCCAGGTTGCTTTCTCTGGGGCAACAGCTTGCATGGCCCATGTTGATGGAATTCACTTGCACGTGGCAAATGCTGGTGACTGCCGAGCCATCCTTGGTGTCCAGGAGGACAATGGCATGTGGTCTTGTCTGCCCCTTACACGTGACCACAATGCCTGGAACCAGGCCGAGCTGTCCCGGCTAAAGAGGGAGCACCCTGAGTCAGAGGACAGGACGATCATCATGGAGGACAGGCTGCTGGGCGTCCTCATCCCCTGCAGGGCCTTTGGGGATGTTCAGCTGAAGTGGAGTAAAGAGTTGCAGCGCAGCATCCTGGAGAGGGGCTTCAATACCGAGGCCCTCAACATTTACCAGTTCACACCCCCACACTACTACACTCCACCCTACCTGACTGCTGAGCCTGAGGTCACATACCACAGGCTGAGGCCCCAGGATAAGTTCCTTGTGCTGGCCTCAGATGGCCTGTGGGACATGCTGAGCAATGAGGACGTGGTAAGGCTGGTGGTGGGGCACCTGGCTGAGGCAGATTGGCACAAGACAGACCTGGCCCAGAGACCCGCCAACTTAGGGCTCATGCAGAGCCTGCTGCTGCAGAGGAAAGCCAGCGGGCTCCACGAGGCTGACCAAAATGCAGCCACGCGGCTGATCAGACATGCCATCGGGAACAATGAGTatggggagatggaggcagagcgGCTGGCGGCGATGCTGACATTGCCAGAGGACTTGGCGAGGATGTACAGGGATGATATCACTGTCACTGTGGTGTATTTTAACTCAGAATCAATCGGTGCATATTACAAGGGGGGTTAAGAGTCTCCCATCCTATTGTCAAGGTTAACATAAATGCTCTTCTAAAACGTTTCACTTACTCCTAAACTAGCTATCCAAACCTTGCTATTAAAGGCGCAGGCAGATTTAATTTGCTAAATAGACTaacaggaggaaaaaaacaaacagcctagCTTTAAAAAACAGTGAAATAGCAGTGATTTCATGTCCCTGTATGTTCTGATTAAGTCTTATATGCAGAGAGGACAGAGCATAAAGTCTGTAGAATTGGCTTGGGCTCGTGTAGCCCAAGTCATTTGATAAAGATGTTGTTAAACTGTGTCAGCCTGAGCCTTCAAAGGGTAAATTTAATCATGATTCTGAGAATAAAGAACTTCAGGAGCTTCTTAGGTCTTGCCACAAAAATCTGCAAATTTGATAATTCTCCTGAATTCACAATCATGGACTTCTAGACTATGAAgagctattttatttgtttgtcttttatttaaattactaAGGCCTAGGTTTACAAAGCATACTACAGGACACTTTTCTATGCAAtatcctaactttttttttgtgattatgCTTGTGAGAAATTTTGTAATACTACATTCtagttctgttttcatttattttaaaactgaatcCTTAAACTTGCAAACACGCCTACTGTAAGCATGCTTGGAATGACTTGTTTTGGTTTTCAGCTGATAGGATCTATGCCTCTGGACCAGCTGAATTTACTGGTGCAGCTTTTTGTCCCCTCTACTGAGTCCCATTCCAGAAACTTTGAGCCACGCTAGGAGGTAACTAGTCTATGCCTTAACTCCTGACCTTTCCTGCATTAGTAAAATTTCCTCCTGGGCTGAGCCTTTAGGGGTTGATTCATAGCATTAAACTTTCTGATTATACCTCTCAAACATTCTTCTGTCAATTCCACACAATCCTTCTACCTCTGCTATGCTGAACCCCTCATTCACCCTGCACCTGCCAACTGCAAAATACTGTCTGAAAGAATCTTTCACATGTTCCTGCTTCCTATGGCtgcaggaaaggagaaaatgtgATTGCATGTGGTAGTTGTGGTGTTAGATGTTTAGACAGGACACGTTAATTTAACGGATTGTGGACTTAAGATTCAACCTCTATCTGGAGAGGTGAAAATACAGAGGCTTAAGGACAACAGTTTCTAACCAAGGTTCTCTGAATCCTTTCCTGAGAGGTGGTGTGGAAGAAGGAGGAGTAAGACTTATCAGATGGGATGCTTGCCCCAAGACTGTGGGATAAACCACCATTGCTAGTCCTCAGGAATTAGACCATATTTAGTATAGGAGTTGGGGCAAAAATAAAAGTGTAATTTGTAATGGTTTCTGTGGGCTGTAGACTCTTTGTATTTACTTGGAAATTCAGTCATGTGGATCCATTTTGGAGATGAATTTCATCTCATGAGTTGCTGTGGCATTTAAACAACAGGAAATGTGTCCCTAAATGGAAACAAATATAATCCCACAAAACCAACAATTTTATTTGCCTCTACTACATCAGGCAGAATTCTTCAATTAAGCTGAACTACATTTGTTGATCCCTTTTCTCACCT is a window encoding:
- the PDP2 gene encoding pyruvate dehydrogenase [acetyl-transferring]-phosphatase 2, mitochondrial isoform X1; protein product: MSSTVSYWILNSARNSIATLQGGRRLYSRYISNRNKLKWRLFSRVPPTLNSSPCGGFRLCKAYRHTSTEEDDFHLQLSPEQINEVLRAGESTHKILDLESRVPNSVLRFESNQLAANSPVEDRRGVASCLQTNGLMFGIFDGHGGHACAQAVSERLFYYVAVSLMSHQTLEHMEGAMESMKPLLPILHWLKHPGDSIYKDVTSVHLDHLRVYWQELLDLHMEMGLSIEEALMYSFQRLDSDISLEIQAPLEDEVTKNLSLQVAFSGATACMAHVDGIHLHVANAGDCRAILGVQEDNGMWSCLPLTRDHNAWNQAELSRLKREHPESEDRTIIMEDRLLGVLIPCRAFGDVQLKWSKELQRSILERGFNTEALNIYQFTPPHYYTPPYLTAEPEVTYHRLRPQDKFLVLASDGLWDMLSNEDVVRLVVGHLAEADWHKTDLAQRPANLGLMQSLLLQRKASGLHEADQNAATRLIRHAIGNNEYGEMEAERLAAMLTLPEDLARMYRDDITVTVVYFNSESIGAYYKGG
- the PDP2 gene encoding pyruvate dehydrogenase [acetyl-transferring]-phosphatase 2, mitochondrial (The RefSeq protein has 1 substitution compared to this genomic sequence); its protein translation is MSSTVSYWILNSARNSIATLQGGRRLYSRYISNRNKLKWRLFSRVPPTLNSSPCGGFRLCKAYRHTSTEEDDFHLQLSPEQINEVLRAGESTHKILDLESRVPNSVLRFESNQLAANSPVEDRRGVASCLQTNGLMFGIFDGHGGHACAQAVSERLFYYVAVSLMSHQTLEHMEGAMESMKPLLPILHWLKHPGDSIYKDVTSVHLDHLRVYWQELLDLHMEMGLSIEEALMYSFQRLDSDISLEIQAPLEDEVTKNLSLQVAFSGATACMAHVDGIHLHVANAGDCRAILGVQEDNGMWSCLPLTRDHNAWNQAELSRLKREHPESEDRTIIMEDRLLGVLIPCRAFGDVQLKWSKELQRSILERGFNTEALNIYQFTPPHYYTPPYLTAEPEVTYHRLRPQDKFLVLASDGLWDMLSNEDVVRLVVGHLAEADWHKTDLAQRPANLGLMQSLLLQRKASGLREADQNAATRLIRHAIGNNEYGEMEAERLAAMLTLPEDLARMYRDDITVTVVYFNSESIGAYYKGG